From one Gossypium hirsutum isolate 1008001.06 chromosome D08, Gossypium_hirsutum_v2.1, whole genome shotgun sequence genomic stretch:
- the LOC107909393 gene encoding LOW QUALITY PROTEIN: protein DOWNY MILDEW RESISTANCE 6 (The sequence of the model RefSeq protein was modified relative to this genomic sequence to represent the inferred CDS: inserted 1 base in 1 codon), whose product MDTKVLSSGIRYSNLPESYVRPESERPRLSEVSQCDNVPVIDLGCDDRSHIVQQVALACINYGFFQVINHGVSKEAVERMLQVAHDFFGLPVEEKMKLYSDDPSKTMRLSTSFNVKKEKVHNWRDYLRLHCYPLHKYVPEWPSNPPSFKQIVSDYCVQVRELGYRLQELISESLGLEKDYIKKVLGEQGQHMAVNYYPPCPEPELTYGLPGHTDPNALTILLQDLQVAGLQVLKDGKWLAVNPQPNXFVINIGDQLQALSNGTYKSVWHRAIVNTDKPRMSVASFLCPYDHALISPAKPLTQHGCGAVYRDFTYAEYYSKFWGRNLDQEHCLELFKN is encoded by the exons ATGGATACAAAGGTTCTTTCTTCTGGAATCCGCTACTCTAATTTGCCCGAAAGTTATGTGAGACCTGAATCTGAGCGTCCCCGCTTGTCTGAAGTGTCGCAGTGCGACAACGTCCCAGTCATCGACTTAGGGTGTGACGACAGGAGCCATATTGTACAACAAGTTGCTCTTGCCTGCATCAACTATGGTTTCTTTCAG gTTATTAATCATGGAGTGTCGAAAGAAGCGGTGGAAAGAATGTTACAAGTGGCGCATGACTTCTTTGGGTTGCCCGTGGAGGAGAAGATGAAGCTTTACTCAGATGACCCTTCCAAAACAATGAGACTTTCCACCAGTTTTAATGTTAAAAAGGAGAAGGTTCATAACTGGAGAGATTACCTACGATTACACTGCTATCCTCTCCACAAGTATGTTCCTGAGTGGCCTTCCAACCCTCCTTCCTTCAA GCAAATCGTAAGTGATTACTGTGTACAAGTTCGAGAGCTTGGTTACAGATTACAAGAGCTAATATCAGAGAGCTTAGGCCTGGAAAAAGATTACATAAAGAAGGTTCTAGGGGAGCAAGGGCAGCATATGGCCGTGAACTATTACCCGCCATGCCCGGAACCAGAGCTGACATACGGATTGCCTGGACATACAGACCCCAATGCTCTTACGATTTTACTTCAAGACCTCCAAGTGGCGGGTCTTCAAGTTCTCAAAGATGGCAAGTGGCTTGCTGTTAATCCCCAACCAA GCTTTGTCATTAACATTGGCGATCAATTACAG GCATTAAGTAATGGGACGTACAAGAGCGTGTGGCATCGGGCAATCGTAAATACCGATAAGCCAAGGATGTCTGTTGCTTCCTTCCTCTGCCCTTACGACCATGCCCTGATCAGCCCTGCAAAACCTCTCACCCAACATGGATGTGGAGCCGTATACAGGGATTTTACTTATGCTGAGTATTACAGTAAGTTCTGGGGCAGGAACCTGGACCAAGAACATTGTTTGGAACTTTTCAAGAACTAA